The proteins below are encoded in one region of Phaseolus vulgaris cultivar G19833 chromosome 1, P. vulgaris v2.0, whole genome shotgun sequence:
- the LOC137816576 gene encoding proteasome subunit beta type-7-B, whose amino-acid sequence MSSSVDLPPKGGFNFDLCRRNAMLENKGLKAPTFLKTGTTIVGLVFQDGVILGADTRATEGPIVADKNCEKIHYMAPNIYCCGAGTAADTEAVTDMVSSQLQLHRYHTGRESRVVTALTLLKKHLFNYQGHVSAALVLGGVDITGPHLHTIYPHGSTDTLPFATMGSGSLAAMSVFESKYKESLSRDEGIKIVVEAICAGIFNDLGSGSNVDVCVITKGHKEYLRNHLLPNPRTYVNPKGFEFPKKIEVLSTKITPLKEKVEVIEGDAMEE is encoded by the exons ATGTCTTCATCGGTGGATCTTCCTCCCAAGGGTGGCTTCAATTTTGATCTATGTCGAAGAAATGCCATGCTTGAAAACAAGGGTCTCAAAGCCCCAACCTTTTTGAAAACTGGGACCACTATAGTCGGTTTAGTTTTTCAG GATGGTGTCATTCTTGGAGCTGATACTAGAGCAACTGAAGGGCCTATAGTGGCTGATAAAAACTGTGAGAAAATTCATTATATGGCACCTAACATATATTGCTGTGGAGCTGGCACTGCTGCTGATACAGAGGCTGTAACAG ACATGGTTAGTTCACAGCTGCAACTACATCGTTATCACACTGGTAGAGAATCCCGTGTTGTTACAGCGCTGACCCTTCTTAAAAAACACCTATTCAA TTATCAAGGTCACGTCTCAGCTGCTTTAGTGCTTGGTGGGGTTGATATCACTGGACCTCATTTGCATACA ATTTATCCTCATGGGTCTACTGACACTCTTCCATTTGCAACAATGGGATCAGGTTCACTTGCTGCAATGTCTGTATTTGAGTCCAAGTACAAGGAAAGTTTAAGT AGGGATGAAGGCATAAAGATAGTTGTTGAGGCAATATGTGCTGGTATATTTAATGACTTGGGAAGTGGAAGTAATGTGGACGTTTGTGTGATAACTAAG GGACACAAGGAATATCTCAGGAACCACCTTCTACCAAATCCACGTACCTATGTCAATCCAAAAGGCTTTGAATTCCCCAAAAAGATAG AGGTTCTCTCAACAAAAATTACCCCGTTGAAGGAGAAGGTTGAAGTGATTGAAGGGGATGCCATGGAAGAGTAA